A window of the Branchiostoma lanceolatum isolate klBraLanc5 chromosome 13, klBraLanc5.hap2, whole genome shotgun sequence genome harbors these coding sequences:
- the LOC136446949 gene encoding UPF0538 protein C2orf76 homolog: MATEERSNGLTVTVRLIRSFEHKNLKNVVFHKVDPDTTVETFMDMVRKDIQTRPGLPPPFRKHAYDAMKLEFKAHGNKTNNPVINTGDDDKLMLKPGATLGESGVENETEISFFKREEYNSFVKNPVTRW; this comes from the exons atggcaactgaGGAACGCAGCAATGGCCTGACCGTCACTGTCCGCCTGATCCGCTCCTTCGAACACAAGAACCTAAAGAACGTCGTGTTTCACAAGGTCGACCCGGACACGACTGTCGAGACTTTCATGGACATGGTCAGGAAAG ACATACAGACCAGACCAGGGCTGCCACCACCCTTCAGGAAACATGCATATG ATGCGATGAAGCTTGAGTTCAAAGCCCATGGTAACAAG ACCAACAACCCAGTCATAAACACAGGAGACGACGACAAGCTGATGCTGAAGCCTGGTGCCACACTGGGGGAGAGTGGAGTAG AGAACGAGACTGAAATATCTTTCTTCAAGCGAGAGGAATACAACAGCTTTGTGAAGAACCCAGTCACAAGATGGTAG